GGGCATCAAGGTTGGGAGTATCTGGACCTGGGGCGGGTATGGCAGATTCTGCTGGTGATTGGGCTGGTGCTGTGGCTGATATTGTTGGTGCGCGCCATGGCGCCGGCGCGGGACAACCCGAAGCAGCGCCACGTCGTATGGCTGTTTCAGTATGCGGCCCTTGCGATCCCGCTCTTTTACCTGCCGGCCATGTTCTTCAACAGCACCACGCACCTGTCGGTAGTGGATAACTGGCGGTTCTGGATCGTCCACCTCTGGGTCGAAGGATTTCTGGAGTTATTCGTGACGGTGATGGTGGCGCTGATCTTCTTCCAGTTGGGCGTCATGTCGCACGCGAACGTGGAGCGAGTCATCTATCTTGACGCGATCCTGTACCTCGGCAGCGGCATTATCGGTACCGGGCATCATTGGTACTGGACCGGTCAGACGACCATCACGATGGCCCTGTCGGCCGTCTTCTCGGCCATGGAGGTCGTACCGCTGACGTTGCTGACACTGGATGCGTGGGACTTCATTAAGCTGACCAAGAGCGAGTGTGACGCGTGCGAGCTGCCGGTGGCGGTACCGCATAAGTGGTTATTCTACTTCTTGATGGCGGTCGGATTCTGGAATTTCGTCGGCGCCGGTGTATTCGGTTTCCTTATCAACCTGCCGGTCATCAGTTTCTATGAGGTCGGCACGATCCTGACATCGAACCATGGACATACGGCGATGATGGGGGTATTCGGAATGCTGGCGTTGGCACTGATGGTGTTGGCGTTTCGGCAGGTGCTGGATGAGCAACAGTGGCAGCGCGTGGAGAAGTATGTGCGCGTCTCGTTTTGGGGATTGAACATCGGCTTGGCGCTGATGGTGATACTCAGCCTCTTTCCGGGCGGCGTCTTGCAACTATGGGATGTATTGACCAACGGCTACTGGCACGCACGCGGTCCGGAGTTTATGAACCGACCGTTCGTGCGTCTGCTCGAATGGCTGCGTCTTCCGGGTGATGCTGTGTTTATAGCGCTTGGCGCTGTGCCCATGGCGATTGCGGCGATCCTGACGTATAGGTACACGCTCGTGAACAGCAGACGTCAGCCATGAAGCGATTCGTACGGTCGTGAGGCGGTAAAGGGATGAACGATGGGTGAAGTGGTGGCGGTGTGCTCTAGCCCGACGCACTCGTTCGGCAAGCCATCACTGACTGCCATCCGTTTGCTTGTCGGCCTCGGCGTGGAAGGTGACGCCCACCTCGGGCAAACGGTCAAACACCGTTCGCGAGTGGCGGTCGACCCGACCCAGCCGAACCTGCGACAGGTTCATCTGATCCACGCCGAACTGTACGACGAGTTGCGAACTGTAGGGTTCGACGTATCCCCGGGCCAGATGGGCGAGAATATTACGACTCGCGGTGTCGACCTGCTCGCCTTGCCGATCGGTACCCTGCTTCGGCTCGGCCCGGAGGCCGTCGTTGAGGTGACTGGGTTGCGTAACCCGTGTGCCCAACTCGATGCCTTCCGACCGGGGCTGACGGCGGCGGTGCTGGACCGGGACGAATCCGGTCGGCTCATCCGTAAGGCGGGCATCATGGGGGTGGTGCAAGTGGGTGGGGAGGTGCGACCGGGAGACGTGGTACGGGTCGAGTGGCCACCCCTGCCTCATCGTCCGTTGGGTCTGGTGTAGCAGCCACACCGATTGTTGGTTACGCGTAGCCGGATTGCTGCGGGACAATTGAATCTGTAAGCTACTGAACAGGGGCGTTAACCTGCGTGTCGTTCTTGTGGAGGAACCCTATGGAACCGATGGACGCGGAAGAGAAGGAGAAGGAAGAGAAGAAGCACGTATCTTGGGTCAAGGCTGTCATGGGTCTCGTAGCTCTTGGGGAAGCGGCTGTCATTTTTATTGGTATTCAATTCATCCCCTACGGCCGAGGGTATAATAACCCCCCGGTGAAAGCGGAGCCTAAATGGAACAGCTCCACAACGCGGGAGCTTTTCTTCCGCGCCTGCGGTGATTGCCATAGCAATGAAGTCATCTGGCCGTGGTATGGCTACATTGCACCCGTGTCATGGTACATTCAACACAATATTGATAAAGGCCGTGCTGCCCTCAACGTATCAGAATGGGGACGTGCAGAAGAGAATAGTGGCGATGCTGCAGAAACCGTCCAAAATGGTTCAATGCCGCCTTGGGCCTATACACTCTTGCGTTCGTCAGCGAATGTGGCTGCTTCCGAGAAGGAGACGTTCGTTCAGGGACTGGTAGCCACATTTGGCGAGCAGAAGAGCGATCAAAAGAGTAAGAAGAAGGTGGACGACTCGATACACTTCTTCCCCGTTCGTAAAGATGATCAGGGTACGGACAAATGAGACGCGCGTATTTCGGTTGCTGCGGCGATCAACTCTGAACGCCGAATGAGAGCGAGTCATGGACTTTGAGCTGAGTGAGGAACAGCAGGCGGTCCGGACGATGGTCCGGGAGTTTTCCGAGCGAGAGATCGCGCCAATCGCTGCCGAGCTTGATGAGCAGGAACGGTTTCCGACCGAGATCATTCGAAAGCTGTCGGAGCTTGGGCTCATGGGGATTCTCTTTCCCAAGGCGTACGGCGGCGTGGCGATGGACTACGTGAGCTATGCCCTGGTCCTTGAAGAACTCGGGCGATACGATGCGTCGGTGGCGCTGACCGTGGAGTCGCACAACTCGCTCTGCAGCAATCATATCTACCTCTTCGGAAGCGAGGTTCAGAGGAGTCAGTATCTTCCGCGATTGACCAGCGGACGGGCCCTTGGCGCGTGGGCGATGACGGAGCCCGGGTCTGGGAGTGATGCGGCCGGGATGCAGGCCACGGCAACACGTGAAGGGGATCAGTGGGTCCTGAACGGGACCAAGAACTTCATCACGCAAGGGAGTGTGGCGGGCATTTATGTGATCATGGCGCTCACCGATCGGACTGCGCGGGAGAGGGGGATTTCGGCCTTCATTGTAGAGCAGGGGACGCCCGGGTTGCGGGTCGGCCGGAAAGAGCACAAGATGGGATTTCGGGCCTCCGATACAGCTCAAGTTGTCCTTGAAGGTGTGCGCATCACAGAGTTGAATCTACTGGGCGAATTGAATCACGGCTTCATCGACGCGTTGACGATCCTGGATGCGGGGAGGATCGGAATGGCCGCCCTCAGCGTGGGCATCGCTCGCGGCTGCCTGGAGGAGGGGCTGAAGTACGCCAAGGAGCGACAGGCCTTCGGCCGGCCGATCGCGGACTTCCAGGCGATTCAATGGAAGCTGGCCGACATGGCCACCGAAATCGATGCGGCTAGGCTCCTGGTTTTGCAGGCTGCCTCCCTGAAAGATACCGATCAGCCGTTCACGAAGGAGGCGTCGTACGCGAAGCTCTTTGCCTCAGAGACGGCCATGAAGGCGGCCACTGAGGCGGTGCAGATTCACGGCGGCTATGGCTACATCAAGGAGTACCCGGTTGAGCGCTATT
Above is a genomic segment from Candidatus Methylomirabilis tolerans containing:
- a CDS encoding MOSC domain-containing protein, coding for MGEVVAVCSSPTHSFGKPSLTAIRLLVGLGVEGDAHLGQTVKHRSRVAVDPTQPNLRQVHLIHAELYDELRTVGFDVSPGQMGENITTRGVDLLALPIGTLLRLGPEAVVEVTGLRNPCAQLDAFRPGLTAAVLDRDESGRLIRKAGIMGVVQVGGEVRPGDVVRVEWPPLPHRPLGLV
- a CDS encoding heme-binding domain-containing protein encodes the protein MGLVALGEAAVIFIGIQFIPYGRGYNNPPVKAEPKWNSSTTRELFFRACGDCHSNEVIWPWYGYIAPVSWYIQHNIDKGRAALNVSEWGRAEENSGDAAETVQNGSMPPWAYTLLRSSANVAASEKETFVQGLVATFGEQKSDQKSKKKVDDSIHFFPVRKDDQGTDK
- a CDS encoding acyl-CoA dehydrogenase, producing the protein MDFELSEEQQAVRTMVREFSEREIAPIAAELDEQERFPTEIIRKLSELGLMGILFPKAYGGVAMDYVSYALVLEELGRYDASVALTVESHNSLCSNHIYLFGSEVQRSQYLPRLTSGRALGAWAMTEPGSGSDAAGMQATATREGDQWVLNGTKNFITQGSVAGIYVIMALTDRTARERGISAFIVEQGTPGLRVGRKEHKMGFRASDTAQVVLEGVRITELNLLGELNHGFIDALTILDAGRIGMAALSVGIARGCLEEGLKYAKERQAFGRPIADFQAIQWKLADMATEIDAARLLVLQAASLKDTDQPFTKEASYAKLFASETAMKAATEAVQIHGGYGYIKEYPVERYFRDAKFCAIGEGTSEIQRLIIARELLGRAYV